The genomic segment ctgtggaggataaggcagtagaaaatggacggatggatggattttaacacacctgagtaaaaactacaaaataatttCTTACATTGATCTGAATTTTTTGTATTCTATTCaaaagcacaagaaaaaaaacaaagcactgcttatttcattcatttattcatggcATGTGTCACTCACAGTCAAGGAAACACACTCAGTTTAGCACATTCCAAGTCTCATaaagacacatacagtacattgacTTGAATACTGGTGCAAGTATAGGAGCACTCGGCTGTTTCCTTCAGAACGGATCACACGATACAAGACTGTTGTTCAGTATTCATTCACAAGCCTATACCAAAGTCAATAAGAAAGACCACTGTTTCCCTGAAGTCCATAATGCCGTCCTCGTCAGTATCCAGCTCTTTGTAGAGTTCATCTACTTTGAAAAATttggacttaaaaaaaagaaaacaagaggaaaaggcacaaaaaaaatGGTTAAACAATTGAATTTCAAAAGGGAGGCCTTTACAGCTCTGTGCTGCAAATGTACTACTTTTACTGTACTACTAATTTTCTACTTACAACTCCCTCAGGAAGCTCTTCACGGAGCAGAGCTGAGAGTTCTTTCTTGCTCAATGTGCTCTTGTCTTCATCTGTCGAAGCGTATTTATCAAAGGCTTCCTTGAGGTCTTTCAGTGCCTGCTCAAGCTTTGACATAGTGgctgaaacaacacaatatagTTGAGAGTTCATTTAAATGACAGGGAGACAGAAGATCTGTCGCTGCACACTTCACCTAATCACTCATGAATGGACTTGGAGACTTTTACACAACAGAGTAAAACAGTAAAGACTAAGTGTGGTGTAACCAGCaagacatttctttctttaactttcaccacagtattattattactacttaTTTTCCAATACTCACACCTTTCaatgtgtttacattgtggTTTTAGGTCTTGTTCTTAGTGTAATTGTGTTGTTATGGTGAGCCAAAGTCAATTTTCCACCTCAGTGGACAATAAAcaattattctattctattctattctattctattctattctattctattctattctattctattctaaggACTTTTTAATGTAACATTAGCGAGTAAAACTTTCAATACCAAAAGCATTAACATTGTCTCTTGTATATATCTTATGCTACATGCAGATCAATTAACAGCAAAAGCTGGTTTATCATGAAAAAGAGGGGATTTTACAAAAGGATTTGAAAACATATAAACTTACCAGAGTTGTACGGCTGCTGGTGGAGCTCAAGAGGGTGGAAGTGAGGGAATTTGAGGGGAGACACTGATGCAGACCTTTTAAACAGTTCAGCATGGGTTGTTGTCGACATCTCCTCCCATATTTGTCCCCACTACTCTCTCTCTAAATTGGGACAGCTGGTCTTTCCTGTTTGCTTGCATGTCTGCAACAAGTGGTGTGACAAGTTGCCACTGGTGAAATATGTGGtatttgttcaaaatgtttaaaaaatgcttcTTGGTTCTTATGTAAGAACCAAGAAGCTACATGCAAGGTATTGGTGGGAATGCTACCTGAGCTGCTTACTCAAGttgcacatgcatgcacttttgttttgtaacataacagagaaaacactgaatCACGTTATGACACCATTGTTCTGTTAATTAGAATTTCCTACAATCCTTTACTGCTCAAGAAACCATTACTGCACTGTGTGGCTGCAGTTTGGTTATTAAATACTATTGTAACAGGAACTAacagtgcctgctgctgcaaggcatactagtATAGGATGTGTACTGTTTGTTTGCTCTGTAATTCACACCCATTCAGTCACTCATCTTTTGTCATACTTTTGTTACGCCAcactttttctgtcacacatcgaCTCACAGCTGTCAGggttaaaggcacagtatgtAAAATTGACATGAAGCTGAAAATCCTTTCCTTATTGAAGaaactatgtagccttcagttagcatcaaaactacACATTGACTCTGCAGcaagaacaagggcctttctgcatggagtttgcatgttctccccgcgtgtgtgtgggttttctccgggttctctggtctCCTATGGGGatcaggtaaattggacactctaaattgaccataggtgtgagtgtgggtggttgtttgtgtttatatgtccctgcgatggactggcgacctgtccagagtgtacctcGCCTAtggccttatgtcagctgagattggcacagctcccgccacgaccatcatgtggaggataaagcggtagaaaatgaatggatggaatTTCTGCTGAATGAAAATAActctcactggacctttaagtggtTTTAGGTGGTATTAGTACACCCTCTACAGGCCAGGAGCTCTTGTGTGGTGCAAAGACCCATTTACTGACAATGGCCAAACCATCATCACTGTTAACATGTTTAATCTGTTGTTGGATCTTCAGTTAAAAAGCAAGATTTATCAACTGCATCACAACCTGATGAACCAGCATAGGTCACTAATAGGTGGACCGCAGTTTGGGTCTGGACCCAGACTTTTTCCTGTCCGGACCCAGAGCCGGAACCAACATGTCATTGAGTTTTAATCAGTTGTGGCAGAGATTACATTTTGACCAGCGACTCTTTTCTGACAGTGTTTCTACTGTTTCTACACGCTACTCAGGGAAAGGGACATCCTGCCTGTCTCTTATTGGCCAGTACTGGGGGGTTTGTGGGGCGGGGCCTTCATTGAATAGAGGCATGGAAAACAGCTGGCACTCTTTTGACAGCCTCAACAATTGTTACCAAAGTACATATAATGCATGttgttaaaatgtaatgttctgGCCACTCACATGTATCGGTGTCCCACCTAATATTTAGTATAGTCTCtattttgcatttaaaactCACAGCTGCATCCATGCTTTCAGTCCACGACAGAGATcagagtaaaaaataaaatatcgataGAATATTAACTCATAAACGTGAAtacatttaactttatttcacattttgacaaatgAGAATATAAGAGTGTGGGTATGTATCGTTTCAATGCAAAAGTGTAATAGTTTTAAATCAACTGGCTCTGACTGTATTTGAATatagtcttttcttttttaaacatgagAGGACAAAGATGCCAACTGCAGCTCATTCTAAATTATAATATAACGTGTAAATATATGCACATGggttttctggtttcctcccacatttcaaaaacatgcagcgtTTAAGTGGATTGACTCCCCACAACGCTCATGTCCAGGATAAAGCCGCAGAGGATGAATGAAATGGCTGGAGCTTTTCTATCCGCTGCAGAACTGTGTAATTCAAAGTTTTGACAGTAAGGGGCGACATTgtctattgaaaaaaaaacaaaaaaacaagggatTGGTGATTATTATTTAGTCAGCAACCGGTGAAAGACGTATCAGCTGACGTGTCCGACCACAGACCACACTTTCTTGTGGTGTCTCTGAGCAAGGCTCTGTGGGGCTGTGACATACTGATCACATCAGTCGAACACAGCTCATACTGTAGCTCTGTTGtactttttgtcctttttctttttttttcctcaagcaaaacaaatacaactgatGTCGTCAATTAGAGCTTGAGGTTACAGCACTACATACAACTCCTTACGTCAGTCCCAGAGTAAAAATGAGTCCGTATGAAGAGGTCACTTGATGTCACAGAGGAGAGCCACGCCCCGGAGGATCCAGTGATCAGGAGACCGCAGAGTCTTCAGATCTATAGCCGCAATGTAATTCATGTCGGTTCTGGCGGGCTTCTTATAGACTGGACAGGAGTAGAGGCGTGGGTCCTTCACACCTGCAACATAGAAATGCATGACTGCTTTGTTGCTGAGATCtacaaaactgttttatttaaaaactaatatacttttttttattcttaatttaCTGCTACCTTACCTAAGATTTGTCTTATCTTATTTGCAATCAGTATTCAGGCTCCTTCATGTTTCATTTGAATCAATACATTTGCCATAGCTCTGCTTTCATTCAATCTGCGTTGACCAGCCCATAATGACCGTGTGAAAAATGAGATTGAACTAAATTCAAGGAACTCTCAAGAATAGAATAACAGGCAAAAAAATCATTACACAACCACCactatgtttctgtgtgtgtgtcaatgtcgTTTGATTTCCGTAAAAGACTTTTGCTCTCTCAGCACCTTATTGTGTTTTCAGGGAGCTGCACTGAAAGCCTGTTAGCCGCAGcataaaggaggaaaaaagaaacagcttCATATAATAAACACAGGGATAAAAGTAATCTCTCTGCAGCAAGTCACACCCATGGCTGCttgtgttttcaaagaaaatacaattCTCACCATTGTTCTCAGCATACATCCTAATCACAGGCATCATCTCGAAGAGAACTTTGGGTTTGGATTCGATGAGTTTGCAGCTGCGACGGTCCCAGCCGGCTCCCTCCAGGTAAAGGCCATAGATGTATACTCCCCCTGTGGGAGGTTGGGTGATGTCGTCTTTCATCCACTTGGTCACCTCATTGCACAGCACCATGCGGTCCAGGGCCCAGCCCTTGTTGGCCCTCGTGATCTCCTACAAGAACAGCGACAAGTTTGGCTTGTTAAGGTTTAGTCTTTGCATCGTAACCACTGTGAAACAATGGGCAAGTGTACGTTAAAGTCAGATTCACTGCTctgaatttgcactgctctGTTATAGTGTAAGGTCACACTTTCAAATGCAAACTAATTAAATGCTCGTTAAATACATTTGTCTTCTGTGAAGACACGAGTAAAAGCAGGATTTTTGCCTTTGAGTGAAAGTAGTGCCTCACAGGAAAGCCCTGGTTGAGCAGAGAGTGTCCTGTAGTTGACTGTCTATGGAGAACAGGCGCGATCGGCTGAACacaatatccatccatccatcttctaccactttatcctaaTCTCAGGCGGGttagaccctggacaggttgccagtccaacacagggacacacagagacaaacaaccgttcactctcacagtcaatttgcatgtgtttggactgtgggaggaaaccggagaacctggagaaaacccacacacacacggggagaacatgcaaactccatgcagaaaggccctcgttccaaccAGGTCagaaacccaggtcttcttgctgcaaaggcaagagcgctaaccactacaccaaccgtgtggtccCTGAACACAACATATCTCAGTAAATGGTATTGTCTAGACCCAGCATTTGAGAATCCCCGATCTAGTTCATGATTAAGTTCAGATTTACACCACACATGAAGTCCCAAGGCCACCAATCTTTATAACTTGAGGCTTTTAATGCATGAAAAGTGCGTGCGGCTCTGCCTGTTTGTAAcctgacggtgtgtgtgtgtacctgcttCATTGCTGTCAGGAAGCCCTGTGGGTTGAAGAAGCCTGTCATCCAGAAGCAGTTGGGACGCCCTTCGAAGAGCCACGCGTGGAACTGCCGGTTCCGCTCAAGCAGCTCTGTGAACCAGAACCCCAGGGTGCTGGAGGCCCACGACGcctggaaaacaaagacagcaAACAAGACTTTTGTTCAATCATTGAAAcgctaaaaaataaaaagtcataatgcTCCCAAAAACAACTTGACAAAGGCAACGGTCATCAGTAACTTATTATTCATGATCTACTGATAAAATGGTGACTGTCCTCTGCATGACGATTCTGaatttgtcctttttaattCCAGACTGACCTTCTTCCAGCGTGCTGGGATGCGTGCGTCGTACATGCAGTCCAGGGCATCCCGCAGGTTCTCGCTCATGATGATGGTTCCGTCGATTGCCAGCTTGAGGTCTGTGAGGGTGTTTCGGACCAGAACTATGACCCTCTGCATCCGATCAATCTCCTGACGCAGGAAAATATTCATGGGCTGGAATGGACCCATCTTCAGGAGACGCTCTCTCACCTGGTTTCATTAAATCACATGGAAGGATGATGGAATTGCAATACATAGATTTGTTAAAGGAACATGTTCAAGCCGAGAATCACTTGCCATTTCATGTATACTTTCATCCTGCAGGACATATAACTTAACAAACCATTTCCATGCTTCTGTCGGAACAAGGTCTCCTTTTTTAAGAGACAATAGCTCGCTATGTGAAAGAGCACATATCTATCTTCAAAATGAGCTACTGCTACGAGTGTAGAGCGAAattaccttggttttgatttcatggaagcacaggacagtttttatccaTAAACACTGTGAGAATAGCAACACAATCCAGCACTGCTCTTTGTTTTAGCATATAAACATTTGTAATTATAAACTTTATTCATTTTGGTGTGGACAGGGATTCAGGTTGGGGGAAATGTTGGGAACCAGTGAATCATATACAAAAAAGATTTTGTATAAACCATAACAGCTGTCAAAAATCAGAGTTAGTCCATTTACGTATGTCTTATGACccattcatgtaaacatactgtatgttcacaCAGTGggggttttattatttttaacagtcACTTTATATTCATTAACATTGgactattattattcttttgcAGATTTTACAATCACAAATTGACAACCACTCCCCTCTGACTGTGACATTGAACCCATTTTGCATGGCACACGTggtgagtctcacacacacacacacacacacacacacacacacacacacatttacttaCTTCAAAAGGTACATAATCTGGAGGCAGTTTATCCAGCATGTCATCAGCCAGCCTGGACACCACAGCCTCTCTGGTCTCCCCTCCACCCGAGGCGCTGTCTTTAGGCTGAATACTGAGTATGGTATCCAGGACTTCCTTCGCCAGTTTACTCTGGTAAGTTATGTCTGCGTTCGGGTGGAGGCCAAACACCTCGGGAGTGTCATAGGCCGGCAGACCCTGACAAAAGCACAGAAACATGGGTTGTTTGGcttgtaaaatgtgttgttgaagtatatatatgtgtatatatatatacatatatatatgtatgtatatatatacatacatata from the Solea senegalensis isolate Sse05_10M linkage group LG9, IFAPA_SoseM_1, whole genome shotgun sequence genome contains:
- the LOC122774528 gene encoding protein S100-G-like, which produces MSTTTHAELFKRSASVSPLKFPHFHPLELHQQPYNSATMSKLEQALKDLKEAFDKYASTDEDKSTLSKKELSALLREELPEGVSKFFKVDELYKELDTDEDGIMDFRETVVFLIDFGIGL